The Penicillium digitatum chromosome 6, complete sequence genome contains the following window.
CGCTCTTCCGAACATATGACCAATCAACTTCGTTGAATGGTTGTACTATTTGGCAAGTGGCACGGGCTACCTCGGCTGCGACCACCTTCTTCAAACCAATGAAACTTGGTCGAGATGAGATTGAGGATATTGATGCTGGACTTGGGTATAACAACCCATGCGACAAGCTTATTGGCGAAGCTAAGAACGCGTTTCCTGGACGTACCAACTTGCAGATTCTGAGCATCGGAACCGGCATTTGGAACGTGATAGAGATAAATGATAAACGCCCGTCTGTTATTGACGCAATGCAGAAGATGCAGAAGATGGCGATATGCGAAGTCAACTTTGCAAATACTTTCCGGTCAGCGACAACGGTGTCCTCTTGATTACGACCCGTTTCAGTCGTGTGGCACAAGGTTTCGCATCGCCGAGAGATACATTCAAAATTCCAGAAATGGATACAGACTAAGCAATGATTTATTTCGAGAAGCTCGTGGCAAGAGATCTTATCCACGATCGAAAGATGGCCAAAAAGCTACTCGAAGAGCTGAGCTGGTTGCCTTTAGCTATTAAACAGGCAGCCTCCTACATCAAATTCACCAACATGTCAATTCCACGTTACCACGATCTCCTAAATGGCACAAACAAGGACAAAGAAACTCTCACGAGTTGGAATTTTCCTGATGAGACTCGCTATCCCCAGCTCCCAAATGCCATTGCTAGGATATGGCGTATATCTTTTGAAAAGATCAACAGTTCAGATCCTATCGCTGCTGATCTCCTGAAGATAATGTCTTATATTGGATCGGAAGCAATTCCACGATCTCTCTTGCCCCCTTACAAATCGGAAGCGCAACCGGAATCTGCGATTAGTTCGCATGTGGATATGCATTCGTCACCAAGAGAGAAGATGGAATCATTCTTGACATTCACCCTTTAGTTCAGCTAGCGACCCTACTATGGATTGACCAAAAAGGCGAAACATTTAATACAATCAAGAGGGTCATGCATTGTGTGGTAAATAAATTGGCACCTGGGGGCCAGGTCAATGACCAGATGAAAAGGACCTACGTACCACATGCTCTGGAGCTTCTTCGAAAGACCGAGGGGCAATATATGGACGAAAGGCATGAGCTCACCTCAAAGATTGCGTGCTGCCTCACAGATGATGGCAATACGAGAAAGGCCGAGAGATTATTGGAAGAGAAAGTCAGGTGGGGTCAAAGTCGCTATTTTGATGGACATGCCTCTGGACTAAAAAACACAAACATCGTTCTTGGGAGAATATGCAGCAGATGGGAAGGCGAAGAATGCCGTGGAGCTGAGTATATCGTCAGAAAGTGGGGAGGCTACAGGGTTTGTAGGACGATTTGGGAAATGGAGAGTAACTAGACATATGAGCTCAAGTTTCAAAATGGATAAACTGTCCAATGAAGTTGACTTGCGAGAGATGTGCGATTCCAGTCTGGTTCAGGGGTGGTCAAACGATATGTGCCTTTGCAAGCACCACTGAGCAGGTCATAGGCTAAATGTTCTTAAAGTCTTTGGAAACAAAATTTGAAGGGAATCTCAATTTCAATTCCTCTGATTACATTAAAAGCCATCAAGTAGCAGAAGTGAGGGCCGGAAAAACTATTCTAATCGGATGATACTTTGGCAGAGGACCATGCCCGGATGCGACCTCCCCAGTACCAGAAGCATACAGGCACTGGGATCAGGCAGACACTCACGGCACCCAGAATCGTTATAGAATGGGGGACTCCAAGCTTCTCAAACATCTGGGTGGCAAAAAGAGGAAAGACAGCCCCAAATAAGCTGCGCATCGACCCATTGACTCCCATTGCACTGTTTGCCATTGATGTGTAACAATCCACGATGTAAATGAACCCCTGGATAAAGAGCAAGTACATACCACACCCTATCAAAAGGCTTGCACAGAGCGGACTCGGCCATGGAATACTTGGTTGTGCCGTCCAAGCAAACCA
Protein-coding sequences here:
- a CDS encoding Acyl transferase/acyl hydrolase/lysophospholipase; the protein is MLGRLGMTVDECIRVYRTVGKRVLIHKKHAIIPVRSNGAFSAGVFEEAIKQTVREFCTNEECVNRRRNGLSTTCQHSDLPFRDQTCTKTVVLALTKVNVTARPTLFRTYDQSTSLNGCTIWQVARATSAATTFFKPMKLGRDEIEDIDAGLGYNNPCDKLIGEAKNAFPGRTNLQILSIGTGIWNVIEINDKRPSVIDAMQKMQKMAICEVNFANTFRSATTVSS